AGTCAGGCTTTGTGTGTTTAAGTGTACCTGTCTCTCTGCTGTCTAATGTTAGCAGTGAGTGCCACGGCGATGTTGTCCCATGCAGTAGTGGTTTGTCCCTGTCCGGGAGAATCACAACCTAGCCTGTTCCAGCACTCCAAAAACACGGCCTTCCACTTTTCTTCAGAGTGAACTGCTAACCTGCCCAGCTTACTGCAATCGCACAAACACATCGGCTCCCCATCAACATTGATAAAGCCGCTTCAAATTGAACTGTGCTACAGAGATCAACACACACTCTTACAGTGCACGAGTCTTCTCCTTGTCTGAGTCGTAGAGGGTGGGTTTGTAGTAGGATCCTGACATCTTTAGTCCGCTTCCCCAGACTCCACTAAAAGAGCCTTCAATGTAGTCTCCATTCGGCATGGTCAACACACCCTgcagaaagagaaaaacaaagattACTATTTAAAAGTGTTGCtacgattattatttttttacataatattagaGAGTTGTAatattagtttaaatatttataataacactATTTTAATACAgctgtattaatataatagtattataagatttttaatataagatttataatattatcacaatttaaaatagcatttttcattttaatacattttaatatataatttatttctgtgatggtaaagctgatttttcagtagccagatatttttaaaaagcattatttgaaatagacattttaattgtatttattgtcaGTACTGATCATTGTAATGTTCCCTTGCTGAAAAAAGTTGTagcttctttataaaaaaaaacaaaagaaccaAAAAAACATTCACCTTTCCGTTTAGAGTCCAGTCTTCTGAAAACTCTCCTTCAAATGTGGTGTCATCCTCAGAGAGTAACAACCCATTTCCCTTTGAGAGAAACAATTAACAAGATAAAATCTTTAGTactttagtatgtgtgtgtgtgtgtgtgtgtgaggtttagTCATTTTTGTATAATCAAATGCACCTCAAAACGTATTATCAAAACGTATATAAACGTATATCAAAACGAGacaataggtaaaaaaaaaaaaatagcagctattttttcctttcttcagtttgtttcaaaaatataatttgaataaaacCTTTAtccataaaatgtttattttgtagtaactgttttataaaagcaataaagcATGAGAGGTCATGATATATcgtgaataaagtcataatatgCATGGTGTCTCGTACCTTCATTTCTAAAATCAAACCAAATGTGTGCATGTCAATCTCACCATCATTTTATTGTTGCTGAAAGCACCTTCATAGTACAGGCTAAACTGTGTAACAACAACTGCGTTCCCCTGACGCTGATCATCCAGCCACATGCCCATGTACTTCTCTcctctgacataaaaaaaaaacgttagtaTACTGCACACACACTTACAATATATACAACACATTTCAACTCAAGGCATAGAAGTGCCACAATCATTTTTGAATCTGCAAACCTGGTGATGTCATCAAACACTCCGTAGCCGGATTTTTTGTCATACTGCCACTGTCCGATGAAGACACTGGGCGAGGTGGAATTCAGCTTCCCACTACGCAACATCCCGTGACCATGACGCATGTTATCTTGGAAAAAACCCTCATATATTTCACCAGAGGCatatctgaacacaaacacacacacacactttcagtttTATGACATCGAATCACATCAACAAACAACAGTTAAAAAGTTCTTGGGcgtcagtaagattattatttttttattcctcttGCAATCTCAGTGAAAATTAGAGGTGTGCTGCCCGTTAAATAGGGTTTGTCATATAATTAAAGAAATTAGTACCAGGAACCAGAACAACACCAACAGCCTGGAGGTAGTGTGTCTGTAGTGTTCTCTAATTCTGATCAgagttatttttcaaatatctcatttaagttttttatactgtgcttcagaatacaaattatttatgaaatatgcttaaaaaaatgtCTGTCTACTCCTGTCAGGTTAACTTTAAATAGGACAAAGCACTGACCTTAAAATTTAGTTGGTTATTTGGTTTTTAAAATTTGTTCTCCACtctacatacaaaaaaataatatgccAAAGTAAAAACACTACCACAAACCTGAATGTTCCAAAGCCGTGCATCTTGCCATCCTTCCACTGCCCTTGGTAATGATCACAGCTGCTCAGGTTTTTGCTTGGCACAACGTAATCTCCAAAACTACAAATGAATTAAGAGACGTcagaataataatcaaaaaaaaaaaaaagagagttatCACTTACCCATCTTCAAGGCCGTTCTTGAATGTCCCTGTGTATATTCGTCCATCGGGCCATTTGACCACGCCCCTAGAACACAGACATAGCCAATCATCAACTTCAACGTTTTAAGAAGACTTACACACCCACAATTCCCTCTCTAATGACCTACCTCCCATTAGGTTTCCCTGAGACCCATCGGCCCTCATAAATGGCCTCCTTGAGGCGACTGTCTTTGTAGAATGTGTATGATGCTGTCCGTGAAATGGGCGGATCTGCTCTCTGCGTCACCCCTGTAGAAGGAGGCATCCCATCATGCCCCAGTCCACTAAGCGCTTGCTCCACCGCTTGGTTTATAGAACGCAGCCACTTCGTCTTAGAATCAGAACATCACCGTTTAACCAACTATACAGGTTTCTGTAAATATTCATTTTGTAAATAATCAAGTCAGGTCTACCTTTTCAGCTGGGGACGAGGCCAGCAGAGTGAAGCTCTCTTCAGgtgaagtcactttcaaaccataTCTGCAGAGAACCACACAAACTTCATAACTTTTCATAACACTTGATAATTATATAAAGCTAATAAACATGACTGGCACACTCACATCCCGGTGTTCTCCTCGGATATAGGCTCCACCCACAATGTAGCCAATGGGAAGACGTGATGAGTGGAAAACTAAGAGGGGTTGAAAAAGAAATGCAACTAATGCAAGAACAGCATACGGAAAATAAATGCACTAGGATTGTACACAATTCTGTGCACTCCGGATTAATGATGCACAATATATCAGTACCATCAGTTAGGAGATCTATTGATGTATTTACTGCCAGTTTTGAATCATTTGCTTAATTAATTGCATTTAGACTAAACAGGATTTAATTAATAACAATGATGGTGAAAATCTTGTTGTCATTCATTATTTGTCAAAAACTTGACACAAGCGCATCTCAAGCATGAACAAACTGTCAATTGGTTTACAGTTTTTgtaggtatgtttttttttccaaacagcATAATAGGATGGAAAGGGATAATGCTGATGAAAGGAAAAACAGACATACACGCACTGTAAAAAATATCAAGGAAAAACAACAGGGAGGAAAACAATGATTTATCATCTCAAATACTCACTGGCACATTCACTATGACGAGACTCAGCATTAAACAGAACCACTACTGTTCAACATAAAACCATCCAGCACAACATGCCCCTCACTACAGCCAGGTACATTTATGCATATGTGCTATAACATTTCTTTTACAAAGGGTTTGCAAGCAGGAAGCCTTGGAATGTACCCAACCAGATGTACTGTCATCTTACTTTGGTTTTAAACCACACAGGAACACTACATTTTGGAAAAGGTAGAGTCTAAAATTAAGCATTACAGGAATTTCTGCCAAAAACTAGACGTTTAAAGTTCGAGCTATTACAGATATTATGTGATTTTAATTGATGACattctttaaaggaatattcagAGTTAAATACAACTTCAAATCTCTTGACAGCATCTGTGGCCACAGAAAATCACTTTGACACATCCATCACTTCGTCCACTAATGCATTTCAAATTAAAGCATATGCAGAGATTGcacagtaaaacaaacaaatgaaaatatgaaagtcACACTGATGCAAAAGTATAATAACATCATGTAACTGATGTGACTATGAGTTAAGTACTTTTTAGGGAAGCAAACATTCACCCAGGAATTAATAAggtaagaaaaaaatttaaaaacttgCCAAGACAACGTTTTTCAATTTaaattagtttaacttgatgtactaaaatagttaaaatggaaatttaaaaaataaacaaaaatttgatctaaaataaaatacaaataaatattcataaaaccaataatagtatctcaattatATTAAATTTCACTGATTAGCATTTACATTTCGTCTtggtttttactgtaaaatgtgtCTAAATTATTTTCTGGATTAACCCTGTAGGGTCCACAACATCAGTTTACAACATCTTTTAGCGGGACTAAAATAAAGCTGctcctgtgtgtttttttttctcgaaaACCCCATTTACACAACTAACAGGTCCTATTCTTCAGCCTTGCAATGCTATTAGATGCTAGATTTTAAACATAGGCCTGTTTACCTGGCCATGAACTCACACAACCAGCAAACTTCCTTTGAAGCACATCATCGTGTTTTACTGGACTGGATAAATCTACATTCAAGTAAGCAAAAtgcctaaaatatttatttttacatgattGGTAATAAGTCTAGATCATAAAGATATTAAGGTATTGTTGAATGCATTGATCATTTTAGATTTTGACCTTATTATGTCAGTGTAATTTTAAAATTACAATGGGGTAGCAAAATTTTCCTGTGCACCTTGCACATTACATGGATGAATTGTGTTTCTCACTTATTACATGGGGAAATTAATTTAACcgcagaatattcctttaacaaCAGCACTGGACAAACAAAACACTACAGCTGTAGGGTGCATCCTTGGGCACTAGGGGACAGTATGCTATGGAGGAAACTCTTCATTCAAACAGCCCATACTTACAAGATTCTTATAGGGGACCATGCCCTACCAAAACAAAGATAAATATCACTAAAACTTCAGTCATTGGAAACAGTTTGTTAGTTTGGCCCTGtaagcaaataaaaaaactgaaatgaaagcaCTGTGTAAAGAAAGAAGGATGAGATCAACAGAAAAGGCAGAGAAAAGGTGAtactgaaatgaaatgaaagtttATAGAAAAGAGCAAACCTGTGCATGAACCAGCGCGTCGTTGAAAAGCATAAACCAGTTGACGGAAAAACGTCCTGCGTTCTGAAGAGTCAAAGCCTTATTACTGCTCTCACAGATCAGCCGGCGAGACGGTTTACGAAGAGAGTCCTGAAAGAAGAGGAGAACTCTTCATTAACAGTCACCCACATTCTAGCTCTCCTCCACAAGTGCACCGAAATAAAATTATGTGCTCAGTAGGAAGAGCACCTGGCTGTCTGGAGTGCATTAAACTGACTGGCATTTGACACGGGATAAAGTGCTTTTAAGGGCCTGACAGCAGCAAGGTGACTCACGGTCATCTTTCCAGGAAAGCTCTTCCAGAAGTGGAGCGTGTACTCAGCttccttcctcctcctcttcagatGAAGAGCCATGGATTCATATTTTGAGCTGGCATCTTGCAGTTTCTGATAATCCACAGAACTCTGTCACAAAGATACATAAGTGCACTGAGTGAAAATCAGTGGGCAATACAGCCAATCCTGTTATTACAAaattacacacaaacaaaaaagaataacCAAACAAACCTAAATAGGCAATAAataactatacaaataaataaccaaaaaaaataataataataagcaaaatagtaaataaacaagcaaaacaaatgcaaaaagaCCACTAAATACATAAGCAATATATAAGCAAAAACTAAATGAGAAAGCAAAtatataaagcaaaaaaataagcatgcacaaacaaataaataaatacagtaacactttattttaaggtgtccttgttacacgttatatgtacttactattacaataacaattaattatgcataattacatgcaagtaaccctaagccaaacccaaatcctaaccctaaccatatagtaagtacatgtaattaattgatattactcagtacttatatgtataattacattgtaacaaggacaccttaaataaagtataatgaaccataaatacatacattttcttaTAAGGTAGCCTGGTTTAATATTTCGTATGTACAATGAATACATGAATACATTtaagtggtcgaccgatatgtgttttttgacagccgatgccgatatcttggaaagccgGGGGGTCGATGGCCGATATAAAGCcgttatgattaaaaaaaaaatatatatatatatatatatatacagtacagaccaaaagtttggagacaccttctcattcaaagagttttctttattttcatgactatgaaaattgtagattcacactgaaggcatcaaaactatgaattaacacatgtggaattatatatggaccgaccatcacacagagaacacgtgatcaCGTTGGATAAAATGCACaattcacaagatctcacagctggatttgactaagtttgcaaggatTGTGAGatgaaatgttcattagtcatttaaaaatttgcttaaattatataaatgcatatttgcttaatgctgatggcaaacaagaaagtattataatgcttGCCTTtatattactaataggcctaatataaacgcaatcgttataatactttttgtaaaaattaattcctttgtttaaccgttctaatctgattattagacagacttctatcctcATTAGACAAAACTTTCATGACGATGACAAACAAGAGAGAGACTGTGAGCACTGTGCGTGCTCAGTCTCTGCCGCTCTCAGCGCCGTCGAAATAAAAGTCCCGCattgaacacatcggccaagcagaaaaacttatcggctgatgccgatatttgaaaaatgccaaatatcagcCAATACATCGGCCTTGGTGATACATTGGTCAACCACTAATCATTTTAAAAAGGTACATGAAGTGTTGCTGTGTTTCTAGTGAGTACCCACCACCTCATAGCAGGTAGCCAGTTTGAGCAGCAGTCGTCCGTATTCATGCAGGTGTTTTATGGGCAGGTAAAAGAGATGCGCCAGAACATCCGCCAAGGGCAAACCCTCTTCAGAACATTCAGACAACTTCTGTACAACCTCGGCCCCTTTGCCAAACACATCACTTCGAACAGAGTCAGACAGGGAGTCTTAATATACATGCTATAATTCAGTTTGTAATTATGTAAATATGAACACTGCATGAGCAATGGCAAATCATTTCCATTACTCTAGAGTTTTGCAGCAAGTGTGGCATCCTAGAACAGCAAAGTCTTAGGAAAACATTTGGAACAgggtcaaacacagacatataCTACTTACTGACAAGGTTTGACAAGGGCTTGAAATCCTCCCATGACTAAGAGATCACCAACTGCAGAACAGTACCTTTATGACACAATTAAAAGAATAAGGACATTATTACAACTAGGAAAATGAGTATGAGTAATATGTATACACTTATTCTAAATGACTGTTAGAGATTGCAGCCACGAATAGAAATGTCCGGTTAATGAAATTAATGTATTGATAACACAGTTACAATAATCTGATTTTAAGATTAACTGTGTTCATCTAGTTGGTCTTGATAAACACTGAATAAGCATTGGTATTCAAACTTGGCTGATTATTAAATCTGTTTATGACTGacatcataatcataattatttttaaatgactcaTTTTCCAGCTTTGTTCCAACAAATGGCCTAGATGGACTGGGTGGGAAAGTTTTGCATTGGTAACTTTAGAATACGTCTACACTGTAACTTAAAAACACTTCGTTTCATCATGGAGTAAGGAACAACAACCAACATCTCTTAATCCATCTGCTGAGCTCATCACCAAAATAACCACGTCATtctttaattgtgtgtgtgctgaatacGTACTCAGAATATGTGTCCAGGAACAGATGTGCATCATCTAGAATAACAAGACCTCGGATATCACGTGAACGCCGCAGGAAAGAGGTTAGAGAGGCCGAGGTTTGACCAGTGAGCTGAGACAGCCGGCCCAATCGTCTAATCAGATTCTGCAGACGTTCTGCAGAGGACTGACCGAGGGCGGAGCTTAGGGAATCTAAACgccaaaaaaatgaataaataaatgaataataataaaattactgatgatatgacaaataaaaatccCAAATAATGAATCAGACAAACAGGACGGtcatcattatattatattatgatatgatatgatatatgatataatgtgatatatcatattatattatatcatatcatattatatattaattaacataGATTCTTATAGTATATTTTGTTTagattattttgaatatatatatatatatatatatatatatatatatatatatatataatttgtataacttgcattcactttaattttagttactatgttgttttttgtcaattttatatttctatatagtaTTGACTATGCTATAtagtgtgtggttgtgtgtgtgtgtatatatatatatacacacacacacacacgcacgtatgTATACATGTATGAGTATACTACATACTATAtagtatttattgatttttattaattaggttttactttatttagttttagttattttattatttaaactataaaaaatttgaaatgttaccTTGGCAACAGGGggaaaataatttagattttttttaatatatttaattgtagttaacattcattttatttcaattaaaaaattttttatggttttagtttgttTCAGTTAACAATAACCTAACCTGTTGCATACATTAAGGAACTTTAATTGATTCAGCTGTTTCTCTTCCACTAGTCTTGCCACTAAATTACACCGTACTTGTGCAGCTCGTGCAGGGCTATAATGGAGATATGCTAAAGTCTAAATCGTACAAAACAACAAATCATCACACACACTGGCATACCCAGTTTAAGCAGAGGCTGGAGCAGAAGACTACTGATATTGCTGAGTTTGCAGTAATATTTCCTCACTGCGGCCGCCAGCTCATGCAGACTggcaataaaacccattacattaCAATCCGTCAGCGCCGCACATCTCTGTCCTCCTGCGCACACACTGCTTACATAGCCCAactaccacaaacacacacaatgaaaAGAGTCAGAACAAGTCATGTAAATAACAGCATTATGATTCAGAGCACAGTAgaattcaaaattatttattctatACAATAGCAAtttgaaaatgatgatgatgacttGCTCACATTCATACAAAAGGGCAGAAGCACCGGTTGCTGTGTGTACTCTCCTGTTTGCTCCTCTTCCTCAGTTTGCTCCATCACTTCCTTCACCTGCTGCCCACTGTAGTACAGGATTGGCTGGATACAATCGCCATCAGCCAATAAGACAGTGTGTTGTTGCCCCGCCCCAATATCCCACACACGAATCCCATCTGACAGCTGTGCAAAGACAAAAGAGGACAAACAAAGCAAACCTGTCATGAATCAGTATGTTGTCAATTCTACTTTAGGCAATAGCTAAGGCTTTAACCCACTAAACACTGGAACACAAATGACTCGATTTACTATTACATCATTCTGTGACTGCACATTAAATGTCATTGGTATATCAATAACATCACAAACAATATCCTATTGATATGAATCGTTTTGTTTATCATGCTTTTTCTTTGTAGATGATATTAAATATAGTGCCatcattaaaggtcccgtttttcatgcttttttgaagctttgattgtgtttacagtgtgcaatataacatgtgttcatgtttcgcgtctAAAAaaccacagtatttttcacacaattcacctgttcatctgtataccactgttttcacggtcataaaaacaggctgatgacttccttgttctatgaagtccctccttcagaaatacgtaacgagctctgattgtgccagtggttcctgtgttgtgattcgacaccagcttagcacacgctgccctcctggaaacgcaattgggctagttttggagtagttttgagaagcaagtgggcaggagcatgtgctggagatgtacttataatcacaggagcgtttttactgacgagatgcgcatgaaaatcgcattcgatttttttgcacagccctaacatctagttaacaaagctaaacagcgttgccctttgtgtaataagttacagaaactgttaaacgcaccaacttaaataataaaatacacttaccggttgtggtccataaacaacgccttctccagacaaagagggaactgctccatctttcaggaataatttttgtgcgaatccggcattagactgattgagattgaggaagctgtcctcagcaaaatgtgctgcacatagttttacatgtggattataattttcgggaaccgagttaaacataaattgtaaccattaatctctaagtacagcgtccccgGGAAGCCCAaaaaaaggtgattggactccgagatgaaaataacagcatttcgacgacatggcgacaaacacaaacgcaactcttcctcttttctgtgcgagcgcaacaagaccacgcccccccccTGTTTtagtattcatgtgggcggaggttagtcaaaaaacttttttagtgacgtcattactgcaggaactatagggatgtagtccaaacgggttattcattgtaggcgaattctgttaaataaaatatctcgattggcattgaactttgagctttagaattttacagatattatttatactctaacaacaacattgcacactaactaaagtttaaaacatgggatcacgaagaacgggacctttaaattaaaattttcctAAACTTTTTTTAAGATTTCAAAAGGCAGGGAATTTTATTCTCCCTCTTGtgatattttttctgttttatgtgCATGTGTGCACACCTTGGCTAAGTGAGGAAGGGTGGTTGGGGATTCCATGTGTCCCAGCTGTCCAGAAGTGTTGCAGCCCCAGGAGAACACCTGCCATACACATACATCACACACAAATTACAGGAGGATTACACTTATACAGTGCTCAAGCCACGGTTATGCAGGTGAAGTATGTTACCTGTGATTGGGCGGTCAGGGCGAGAGAGTGATGAGCACCAGCAGCCACTCTCAACACCTCTTTACCAATCAGACTCTTTACACAGACGGGCTGCGGtctgaaaagaaagagaaagaaagcagaGCACTTTATATTTTAAACCCCTGGAATCTTATGTAATTTATGAGTTGTTAGTTAAGACTGAGCTGCTCTCATGTCGCTCTGCTGATGGGAGGATTCTGACCTGGGAAGGAGGTCTCCATGTCCAAGTTGCCCTTCCTGGCCATGTCCCCAGCTCCACACTTCTGTCTGCAAAGGCGGCAGGTGGGCATCGGCCTCAGGAATGCCACCTGGAGCGAGCGGGATGGCCCGTGCACGGTGGCGGCTCGTTCTCCGCAATAGACGTGGAGACACTGAGAGcagcaacaaaaagaaaaaaaatctataacgtTTGGAACATCAATAACCAGAGGAAGAACACAATCCACATCCAAACTAACCAAAATGATAGATCATAAGAAACTGTAACTCATGGCAGTTTGTTCCTCACTGAATATGCATTAGTTCAGTTCTgccatataaacacaaacaaacagcataGGGGAAATACACATAAATCATTTAACAGCACAGACGCAGACCCAAAGACTTGGCCAACTCCAATTCTACtccctgcaaaacacacacacacacacacactcgttcaAACACAGTATGCCCAGGTGCACACAcgaacaaacacagacagactgCTGCCGTGCTGAGTTCTGTTCCAGCCCCACTGGGGTCCATCTGTTTCATAGGTGGGGCTGAGAAGATgagaaaaggtgtgtgtgtgtgcgtgcgtgtgtgtgtgtgtgtgtgtgtgtgtgtggcaggtaGCTGGCCACCATTGTCTTCTCTAGCATGTGCATCAGCCTTCAGCTGATTTATGAACTCAGACAATCACACCAGGCTGAGGTATCCTGGAGTCTCATGAGCAGAGAGACCTTAAAAAGTCCTTGCATTACAATTTCTAATGCAGCAAACTAAATGTAAATCACTTTAAACACATGCAAAGCACTAGAGCAGAAATTTTCTGACACCTCTGGAGACTTGAACTTGTTTTAATTAGGGTTTTTAAAGGGGGGTAATGTAATTATGTATCATGTATTAAATACAACCTGCTTGATGACTTAAAACCAGAAGGACTACTATGAATCTCACAGTGTCAACACATGACTTACATTCATATATCTCCCCAAACACAAGCAGAAAAATAAGAAATtgtattttgaattaataaaatgaagcATTTTTTTGGTTGATTTATCTTTGTGACATTATTATCTTGACAATTATGCACAAGTTCAATTACTGTCATATGAAAAAATATGATTctcaaaaaagtatatatatatatatatatatatatatatatatatatatatatatatatatatatatatatatatatatatatatatatatatacacacacagtacagaccaaaagtttggacacaccttctcattctaagagttttctttattttcatgactatgaaaattgtagagtcccactgaaggcatcaagggctatttgaccaagaaggagagtgatggggtgctgcgccagatgacctggcctccacagtcaccggacctgaacccaatcgagatggtttaggggtgagctggaccgcagacagaaggcaaaagggccaacaagtgctaagcatctctcggggaactccttcaagactgttggaagaccatttcaggtgactacctcttgaagctcatcaagagaatgccaagagtgtgcaaagcagtaatcaaagcaaaaggtggctactttgaagaacctacaatatgacatattttcatagtcatgaaaataaagaaaactctttgaatgagaaggtgtgtccaaacttttggtctgtactgtacatataattatccccaaacacacacacacacatacatatatatatattgtataaaaatgtgtgtgtgtgtgtgtgtgtgtgtgtgtatgtgtgtatgtatacatatttatatttataatttcagaatgtatatatatatatatatatatatatatatacacacaggtgctggtcatataattagaatatcaatgttgatttatttcactaattccattcaaaaggtgaaacttgtgtattatattaattcattacacatagactgatatatttcagatgtttatttattttcattttgatgattataactgacaactaaggaaaatcccaaattcagtatctcagaaaattagaatattgtgaaaaggttcaatattgaaaacacctggtgccacactccaatcagttaattaactcaaaacacctgcaaaggcctttaaatggtctctcattctagttctgtaggctacacaatcatggggaagactgctgatttgaCAGTTTCCAAAAGACggccactgacaccttgcacaaggagggaaaGACACAAAAGGTTATTGCAGgttatgtggtagaaaaaagtgtacaagcaatagggataaccacaccctggagaggattgtgaaacaaaacccattcaaaaatgtgggggagattcacaaagagtggactgcagctggagtctgTACTTCAAGAActactacacacagacgtatgtaagacatgggtttcagctt
This is a stretch of genomic DNA from Carassius carassius chromosome 10, fCarCar2.1, whole genome shotgun sequence. It encodes these proteins:
- the LOC132152102 gene encoding alsin-like isoform X3 yields the protein MEKQISCGEEDGSGERGLLHTWMGYSYSTTPERILLSRPVLQAALGARHGVLLVEGGQVYSFGELPWKQNQTSSVVTEPVSEAALSEQRVVFVAAGFAHSGVVTEDGGMHMWGENTHGQCGLSGLSVIPNPTPVCVLDSEATPPQTVKILEVACGDQHTLALSGKHEVWAWGSGCQLGLNTSMFPVWKPQKVEHLAGRHVLQVACGAAHSLAVVCCLPPPQEPRKPPQDKCGQCHQMLYTMTDKEDHVIISDGHNCPVGVELESGETTSAFEGSPDQSSRFKQGKSSPTEHVPSMPTQIPKSPTFIANPESTTPSESKPASEPQNEVPASSQEPVEPAIEDPEEPEAPPTNGEVCVEASETSILEPDNCRATGGKSSPYPDEQAVKAYLKRLCDHALAEHTTKTPSTLHPAQLSSDCADCFTSDPLIPVAQSVTPMGSAFNNLVVSCASAVGERVASTYEALSLRKVIGYWVPGDRVEERLRQEEPMQGKKSSSLGDIREEEAELSRRLSLPGLLSQVSPRLLRRTSRHRARAIPLAPGGIPEADAHLPPLQTEVWSWGHGQEGQLGHGDLLPRPQPVCVKSLIGKEVLRVAAGAHHSLALTAQSQVFSWGCNTSGQLGHMESPTTLPHLAKLSDGIRVWDIGAGQQHTVLLADGDCIQPILYYSGQQVKEVMEQTEEEEQTGEYTQQPVLLPFCMNLGYVSSVCAGGQRCAALTDCNVMGFIASLHELAAAVRKYYCKLSNISSLLLQPLLKLDSLSSALGQSSAERLQNLIRRLGRLSQLTGQTSASLTSFLRRSRDIRGLVILDDAHLFLDTYSEYCSAVGDLLVMGGFQALVKPCHDVFGKGAEVVQKLSECSEEGLPLADVLAHLFYLPIKHLHEYGRLLLKLATCYEVSSVDYQKLQDASSKYESMALHLKRRRKEAEYTLHFWKSFPGKMTDSLRKPSRRLICESSNKALTLQNAGRFSVNWFMLFNDALVHAQGMVPYKNLFSTHHVFPLATLWVEPISEENTGIYGLKVTSPEESFTLLASSPAEKTKWLRSINQAVEQALSGLGHDGMPPSTGVTQRADPPISRTASYTFYKDSRLKEAIYEGRWVSGKPNGRGVVKWPDGRIYTGTFKNGLEDGFGDYVVPSKNLSSCDHYQGQWKDGKMHGFGTFRYASGEIYEGFFQDNMRHGHGMLRSGKLNSTSPSVFIGQWQYDKKSGYGVFDDITRGEKYMGMWLDDQRQGNAVVVTQFSLYYEGAFSNNKMMGNGLLLSEDDTTFEGEFSEDWTLNGKGVLTMPNGDYIEGSFSGVWGSGLKMSGSYYKPTLYDSDKEKTRALKLGRLAVHSEEKWKAVFLECWNRLGCDSPGQGQTTTAWDNIAVALTANIRQQRDSPELLSRSHHKTLESLEFIPQHVGPVTLEVHHKIRRYLVKACDTPLHPLGRLVETLVSVYRMTYVGVGANRRLLPQAVNEIKSYLSRIFQLVRFLFPDLPEEGGSLADSPKEKGGSDPAGKQLESPKPGCVVSSSALLLPVLLPRLYPPLFTLYALEKEKEDDVYWECVLRLNKQPDLALLAFLGVQQKFWPVTVTVHGEKQEVLSSTKDACFASAVETLQQISTTFTPSDKLQVIQLTFEEITQEVLALLKQDFLWSMDDLFPVFLFVVLRARIRNLGSEVSLIEDLMDPCVQHGEHGIMFTTLKACYYQIQHEKIT